A part of Mustela erminea isolate mMusErm1 chromosome 9, mMusErm1.Pri, whole genome shotgun sequence genomic DNA contains:
- the LOC116599493 gene encoding uncharacterized protein LOC116599493 yields the protein MNMWPKCPRPQPCYTPQELLILGAGAPSSLFPGLACGFGGSSSSQLTGERRLGTGCPMGLPRAQELPPGMDSCHSPASPPDVPGECGGGESPRGQDLGRAPACAPCSEGETARRDITRWFVAAASGSAGRSGTRKDRDRENDDMGIWGRGGLHQNDIMDFQNAPFAIPVSHWQRRSSFTTCGPEALASGGTSFPMVSASPEAGFQRAPGFRVTRTQRSDPCEGYSQSCESGEGAGLTQLGSQPPHS from the exons ATGAACATGTGGCCCAAATGCCCACGGCCCCAGCCCTGCTACACGCCACAAGAGCTGCTGATCCTGGGCGCAGGggccccctcttctctctttcccggCCTGGCCTGTGGCTTTGGGGGCAGCTCCTCCAGTCAGCTGACCGGGGAGAGGAGGCTCGGGACCGGCTGTCCGATGGGTCTGCCCCGTGCTCAGGAGCTGCCACCCGGCATGGACAGCTGTCACTCTCCAGCCTCTCCCCCGGATGTCCCCGGAGAATGTGGTGGAGGGGAGTCCCCCAGAGGGCAGGACTTGGGTCGTGCACCTGCTTGTGCACCGTGCTCCGAAGGAGAAACGGCCAGACGTGATATTACACGCTGGTTCGTGGCTGCAGCCAGTGGTTCGGCTGGACGGTCAGGGACTCGGAAGGACCGTGACCGGGAAAATGATGACATGGGAATTTGGGGAAGAG GTGGACTCCACCAAAACGACATCATGGACTTCCAGAATGCCCCGTTTGCCATCCCCGTGTCCCACTGGCAGAGAAGGAGCTCGTTCACG ACCTGTGGACCCGAAGCTTTAGCGTCTGGGGGTACTTCATTTCCCATGGTGTCTGCTTCCCCTGAAGCTGGATTCCAGAGGGCTCCAGGCTTTCGAGTGACCCGAACACAAAGAAGTGACCCATGTGAGGGCTACAGCCAGAGCTGTGAGTCTGGGGAAGGTGCCGGCCTGACCCAACTGGGCTCCCAGCCTCCCCACTCATGA
- the ASCL2 gene encoding achaete-scute homolog 2 gives MDSGALPGPAPSVPGVSGGCVPRRRPTSPELLRCSRRRRLGATESGGGAAAVARRNERERNRVKLVNLGFQALRQHVPHGGASKKLSKVETLRSAVEYIRALQRLLAEHDAVRAALAEGLLAPAARPSASCGPPGTPAAALGSPSCASSSPGGGGSSEPGSPRSAYSSDDSGCEGALSPVARELLDFSSWLGGY, from the coding sequence ATGGACAGCGGCGCGCTGCCCGGGCCCGCGCCCTCCGTGCCTGGCGTCTCGGGCGGCTGCGTCCCTCGGCGGCGACCCACATCCCCAGAGCTGCTGCGCTGCAGCCGGCGGCGACGGCTGGGCGCGACGGAGAGCGGGGGTGGCGCGGCGGCCGTGGCGCGGCGCAATGAACGCGAGCGCAACCGCGTGAAGCTGGTGAACTTGGGGTTCCAGGCGCTGCGGCAGCACGTGCCGCACGGCGGCGCCAGCAAGAAGCTGAGTAAGGTGGAGACGCTGCGCTCGGCGGTGGAGTACATACGCGCGCTGCAGCGCCTGCTGGCCGAGCACGATGCTGTGCGTGCCGCGTTGGCCGAGGGGCTGCTGGCGCCAGCCGCGCGCCCCTCCGCGTCCTGCGGGCCCCCGGGGACCCCTGCCGCCGCCCTAGGCTCGCCTTCTTGCGCTTCGTCGTCCCCGGGCGGCGGGGGCAGCTCGGAACCCGGCTCGCCACGCTCCGCCTACTCCTCGGACGACAGCGGCTGCGAGGGCGCGCTCAGCCCCGTGGCGCGCGAGCTGCTCGACTTCTCCAGCTGGTTAGGGGGCTACTGA